From a single Clostridium isatidis genomic region:
- the purF gene encoding amidophosphoribosyltransferase: protein MSGVVGIYSSNRKDVAQVVYYGLYALQHRGQISAGIAVNNNGFIDYHREAGLVNEVLSKDNLYKLTGNIAIGHVRYAFNSSNQSLLTTLPLVAGYKRGALAITLDGSIVNSNILRDKLEEEGVIFQSELDAEVIANLVARNSRDNIEEAVIKSLDELSGSYALIMMTNDRLIAARDPYGIKPLCLGKLGKDYIVSSESCVFDNIGAEFLRDIDPGEVIVIDNEALRTISRKKAKENLCLFELVYFARPDSLLYGKSIYSSRREAGRQLARESRNDADIIIGGPDSGTVFAIGFAEEANIPYAEGLIKNRYVGRTFIQPSQELREQGVMIKLNAIKENIDGKRIILVDDSIVRGTTMKRIVQMLKKAGAKEVHVRIASPPVINACHLGMDTPSKKDLIAANMSSEEIRKLIGADSLYFMSLEGLVKSVGKNNGFCTGCFNNRYAIDPPEEEGKNVYNL from the coding sequence TTGAGTGGAGTAGTTGGAATATATAGTTCAAATAGAAAGGATGTAGCACAGGTTGTTTATTATGGACTTTATGCATTACAGCATAGAGGACAGATAAGTGCAGGAATAGCAGTAAATAATAATGGTTTTATAGATTATCATAGGGAGGCAGGTCTTGTTAATGAAGTTTTATCCAAGGATAACTTATATAAACTTACTGGCAATATAGCCATAGGACATGTTAGATATGCTTTTAATTCAAGTAATCAGAGCCTTTTAACTACCCTGCCACTAGTAGCTGGTTATAAAAGAGGTGCATTAGCCATAACTCTTGATGGATCAATTGTTAATTCTAATATTTTAAGAGATAAGTTAGAAGAAGAAGGAGTGATTTTTCAATCTGAGTTAGATGCAGAAGTTATTGCAAACTTAGTTGCTAGAAATAGTAGGGATAATATAGAAGAAGCAGTTATAAAATCTCTAGATGAACTTTCAGGTTCTTATGCTCTAATAATGATGACAAATGATAGGTTAATAGCAGCAAGGGATCCTTATGGTATAAAACCATTATGTCTAGGTAAATTAGGAAAAGACTATATTGTATCTTCTGAAAGTTGTGTATTTGATAATATAGGAGCAGAATTTCTTAGAGATATAGATCCAGGTGAAGTAATTGTTATAGACAATGAAGCTTTAAGAACTATATCAAGAAAAAAAGCAAAAGAAAACTTATGTCTTTTTGAACTAGTTTATTTTGCCAGACCTGATAGTCTTCTATATGGTAAAAGTATTTATTCATCAAGAAGGGAAGCAGGAAGACAATTGGCAAGGGAGTCAAGAAATGATGCAGATATTATAATTGGGGGACCTGATTCTGGAACTGTTTTCGCCATAGGCTTTGCTGAAGAAGCAAATATTCCATATGCTGAAGGTTTAATAAAAAATAGATATGTCGGTAGAACTTTTATACAACCTAGCCAGGAATTAAGAGAACAGGGAGTTATGATAAAACTAAATGCCATAAAAGAAAACATTGATGGCAAAAGAATTATTCTTGTAGATGATTCTATAGTTAGAGGGACAACTATGAAAAGAATTGTGCAAATGTTAAAAAAGGCAGGAGCAAAGGAAGTTCATGTAAGAATAGCTTCACCACCAGTAATAAATGCCTGCCATTTAGGAATGGATACTCCTAGTAAAAAAGATCTAATTGCTGCTAATATGAGTTCGGAGGAAATAAGAAAGCTAATAGGAGCCGATTCACTTTATTTTATGTCTCTAGAAGGTCTAGTTAAATCTGTAGGGAAAAATAATGGATTTTGTACAGGCTGTTTCAATAACAGATATGCTATAGATCCACCAGAAGAGGAGGGAAAAAATGTCTATAACTTATAA